A genomic segment from Syntrophotalea acetylenivorans encodes:
- a CDS encoding Mov34/MPN/PAD-1 family protein — protein sequence MRKRILVAQSVETKEPTDTYKEHVWSCEGYSLAIPENLYTELLSFRQLNREMMESGGFIIGRRISGTQTSVADEISTPMREDFQTRSSFFRNYGHIDWLKNRWKATHQTGQLLATWHTHPEPIPSPSSTDYGDWRNVLKKCVLPGVPVYFVIVGQEQIVVWRGLKRKFSRQTFSTCSFEGVIG from the coding sequence ATGAGAAAACGAATACTGGTTGCCCAATCTGTAGAAACTAAAGAACCAACAGACACATATAAAGAGCACGTCTGGTCTTGTGAAGGTTATAGCCTCGCTATACCAGAAAATTTATACACTGAATTGCTCTCGTTTAGGCAACTCAATCGAGAAATGATGGAATCGGGAGGATTTATAATTGGCCGACGCATATCAGGTACTCAAACTTCTGTCGCCGACGAAATATCCACTCCTATGAGGGAAGACTTTCAAACGCGATCATCCTTTTTTCGTAATTATGGTCATATCGACTGGCTAAAAAATCGTTGGAAAGCCACCCACCAAACTGGGCAATTACTTGCTACTTGGCATACCCATCCAGAACCTATTCCTTCTCCATCATCCACTGACTACGGGGATTGGCGCAATGTCCTAAAAAAATGTGTATTGCCTGGGGTTCCAGTCTATTTCGTAATTGTAGGGCAGGAACAGATAGTGGTCTGGCGAGGACTTAAACGAAAGTTTTCCCGTCAAACCTTTTCAACATGTAGCTTTGAGGGAGTGATTGGTTGA
- a CDS encoding SAVED domain-containing protein, with amino-acid sequence MINLIWDMWDKWCKYKFTDPVFAFAKVCLRLGVTLLAGGVGWAIIISIKYRGIPASIEIGPSQPTFVGLLLIAVGLTLGIWRILKSSTTVGCFLVVHKGMPGMDLGNPKASLPGVCKRGEIREIQIPYLAEKKEVMRKIESVSDRIQQDINHKNECTSLAYAGMAPIPFLFYTGHLLTNRQHVKYILDWDRDYGIWHDLGAKPHNIKLKEERPASEALEEIAIAIPLSVEISEQSIHSTIGKNIPILWLRHPNGASRDSLNSEKDQILCSTQFYNCLAGIRSEYLGLKQVHLFVAAQASFVFRLGQSYTASTHPPISIYGFDAKAGVYDWSINISEQKVEII; translated from the coding sequence TTGATAAATCTTATTTGGGACATGTGGGATAAATGGTGCAAATATAAGTTCACTGACCCCGTATTTGCCTTTGCTAAAGTGTGTCTACGCTTGGGTGTCACACTTTTAGCCGGGGGCGTGGGATGGGCGATAATTATAAGCATTAAATATCGTGGCATCCCCGCAAGCATCGAGATAGGTCCTTCTCAGCCGACTTTTGTTGGTCTGCTGCTTATTGCTGTGGGACTTACTCTAGGAATTTGGAGAATCCTAAAATCTTCAACCACTGTTGGGTGCTTCCTCGTTGTACATAAAGGGATGCCTGGCATGGATCTAGGAAATCCAAAAGCTTCTCTTCCCGGTGTATGTAAACGCGGCGAGATCAGGGAGATTCAAATACCATACCTTGCTGAAAAAAAAGAAGTCATGAGAAAGATCGAATCGGTCAGTGATCGCATTCAACAAGACATTAACCATAAAAACGAATGTACCTCTCTTGCCTACGCAGGCATGGCGCCGATTCCATTTTTGTTTTACACCGGCCACCTTCTGACCAATAGGCAACATGTTAAATACATACTCGACTGGGATCGAGATTACGGAATATGGCACGACCTTGGAGCAAAACCGCACAATATCAAGCTCAAGGAAGAAAGACCTGCCTCTGAGGCATTAGAAGAAATCGCTATTGCTATACCTTTGAGCGTAGAAATTTCAGAGCAATCCATCCACAGCACAATAGGCAAAAACATCCCAATTTTATGGCTTCGCCACCCAAATGGTGCGTCAAGAGACTCTCTAAACAGTGAAAAAGATCAGATTCTCTGCTCTACTCAATTTTACAATTGCCTTGCTGGAATTCGTAGTGAGTATCTTGGTTTAAAACAGGTCCATTTATTCGTAGCAGCTCAAGCATCATTTGTCTTTCGGCTTGGGCAATCATATACGGCATCAACCCACCCACCCATATCTATCTACGGCTTCGATGCCAAGGCCGGTGTGTACGATTGGTCCATCAATATTTCTGAGCAAAAGGTGGAGATTATATAG
- a CDS encoding multicopper oxidase domain-containing protein → MIRTALILSVFCGLLLPSMSLAAVKEYHLTIAFEKVAIQGKQAQGMTINGKIPGPVLRFNKGDLARIHVTNKMDVPTSIHWHGILVPPGMDGVPFVTQPPIAPGTTFTYEFPVRQTGTYWYHSHSNLQEQSGLYGAIVIADEEDKQHADQDHVVLLSDWTTDDPHEVLRTLKRGSEWYALEKGSGQSILGAANAGKLGDYFYRELQRMPPMDIADVAYDYFLANGQPEITLAAKPEETVRLRLIDGSATTYFHLEYAGGPMTIIGADGQLVEPDNQSRFLVGVAETYDVLITVPDVGAYELRATAHDGSGHASVWIGSGKRHPASDIPKPNLYQGMHRGSLADLFSLTPAGTMGMSDSLVEKGRFDRPGMMGMHDGMMDMHDMDEGASDPTPDPMNHMMEKSNGAEHKPTTHMNHSPPPESKESAIEGMHSQHLSSMSIATGQEYKTSDSTSVFSGRQYGSRFGFLEADISSRKQLAQEGSMQRPGTPYPSLRSIRSTTLPKNRPVREIRLTLDGDMERYVWFLNNKPLSETDHILIKEGEVVRFIMINRTMMHHPMHLHGHFFRVVNGQEDHAPLKHTVDVAPMSTTVIEFYGNEVGDWFFHCHLLYHMKSGMARLVHYQDFQPNEDVQAVRPQLYGDSWYAWAQADFLSNMTEGVFSMSNTRTMFDAAWEVGWHEVEKTDWEGLFTLGWYQNRFTSFLAGIDVLGEGSDAEDLRGILGLKYLLPLNLDFTAWVDTEAGARLMLEKDLELTPRLALHGEVEYDTHDKWEGAVGLHYMLRRDLSLIGKWHSEFGYGGGISLRF, encoded by the coding sequence ATGATCCGAACAGCTTTGATCTTATCGGTTTTCTGCGGACTCCTTCTGCCGTCCATGAGCCTGGCCGCTGTCAAGGAATACCATCTGACCATTGCTTTTGAAAAAGTCGCCATTCAGGGTAAACAAGCCCAAGGCATGACCATTAACGGTAAGATACCCGGACCGGTCCTTCGCTTCAACAAAGGTGACCTGGCCCGAATCCATGTTACCAACAAAATGGATGTGCCCACTTCTATTCATTGGCATGGCATTCTGGTCCCCCCGGGCATGGATGGCGTACCATTTGTCACCCAGCCACCCATTGCCCCCGGCACTACCTTCACTTACGAATTTCCCGTCCGCCAGACTGGAACCTATTGGTATCACTCCCACTCAAACCTACAGGAACAAAGCGGTCTCTATGGTGCCATTGTCATTGCCGATGAAGAAGACAAACAGCATGCGGATCAAGACCATGTCGTTCTGCTTTCCGATTGGACTACAGATGATCCACATGAGGTATTACGCACCCTGAAACGTGGCAGTGAATGGTATGCCCTGGAAAAGGGCTCGGGCCAAAGCATTCTCGGCGCTGCCAATGCCGGCAAGCTGGGCGACTATTTTTATCGGGAACTGCAACGCATGCCGCCCATGGACATAGCCGATGTGGCCTATGACTATTTCCTTGCCAATGGACAACCCGAAATTACTTTGGCCGCAAAGCCAGAGGAAACTGTTCGCCTGCGCCTTATTGACGGCTCCGCCACTACCTATTTTCACCTGGAATATGCCGGGGGCCCCATGACCATCATCGGTGCCGATGGCCAACTTGTGGAACCTGATAACCAAAGCCGGTTTCTTGTCGGTGTAGCGGAAACCTATGATGTGCTGATCACTGTGCCAGACGTCGGAGCATATGAATTACGGGCAACCGCACATGACGGATCAGGCCATGCCTCTGTCTGGATTGGTTCCGGTAAACGGCACCCTGCATCTGACATTCCCAAACCCAACCTTTACCAAGGCATGCATCGGGGTAGCCTGGCGGACCTATTTTCCCTGACCCCGGCCGGCACCATGGGCATGTCTGATTCATTGGTGGAAAAAGGCCGCTTCGATCGCCCCGGCATGATGGGCATGCATGATGGCATGATGGACATGCACGATATGGATGAGGGTGCCTCAGATCCCACCCCAGACCCCATGAACCACATGATGGAAAAATCCAATGGCGCCGAACACAAACCGACCACCCATATGAACCACTCCCCTCCCCCTGAATCAAAAGAATCGGCTATTGAAGGCATGCATAGCCAGCATCTTTCGTCCATGTCGATAGCGACTGGACAAGAATATAAGACCTCTGATTCAACCTCCGTATTTTCCGGTCGGCAGTACGGAAGTCGATTTGGATTTCTGGAGGCGGACATTTCCTCAAGAAAGCAACTGGCACAGGAAGGCAGTATGCAACGCCCAGGCACCCCCTACCCCAGCCTGCGCTCCATTCGTTCCACAACCCTGCCTAAAAACAGACCCGTTCGCGAAATCCGGCTGACCTTGGATGGCGACATGGAGCGATATGTCTGGTTTTTGAACAACAAGCCCTTGTCTGAAACCGACCACATCTTGATCAAGGAAGGGGAAGTCGTCCGTTTTATCATGATCAACCGAACCATGATGCACCACCCCATGCATCTGCACGGACATTTCTTCCGGGTTGTCAACGGCCAGGAAGATCATGCTCCCCTCAAACACACTGTTGACGTGGCTCCCATGTCCACCACGGTGATTGAATTTTATGGCAATGAGGTTGGCGATTGGTTCTTCCATTGCCACCTGCTTTATCATATGAAGAGCGGCATGGCTCGCCTTGTCCATTACCAGGATTTCCAGCCGAATGAGGATGTCCAGGCGGTCCGACCCCAACTTTATGGTGACTCGTGGTACGCCTGGGCGCAGGCCGACTTTTTGAGCAACATGACCGAAGGGGTTTTCTCCATGAGTAATACCCGGACCATGTTCGATGCTGCCTGGGAAGTCGGCTGGCACGAAGTGGAAAAGACAGACTGGGAAGGTCTTTTCACCTTGGGATGGTACCAGAACCGATTCACTTCCTTTTTGGCTGGCATCGACGTTTTGGGTGAAGGTTCAGATGCGGAAGATTTGCGGGGTATTCTGGGATTGAAATATCTTCTGCCTCTGAACTTGGACTTCACCGCCTGGGTTGACACGGAGGCTGGAGCTCGGCTCATGCTGGAAAAGGATCTGGAGCTAACGCCCAGGTTGGCCCTCCATGGTGAGGTGGAATATGACACCCATGATAAATGGGAAGGTGCTGTTGGTCTGCATTACATGCTGAGAAGGGATCTTTCTCTGATTGGCAAGTGGCATTCCGAGTTCGGTTATGGCGGCGGGATTTCTCTACGTTTCTAA
- a CDS encoding DUF3147 family protein → MFFNLKRGIISGGGTLLYYILKIFVTVMLIVLVSELSKRSTFIGAILASAPLISVVAMIWLYIETKDTSKINELSNGIFWLILPSLALFVSLPLLLRYGLNFYISMGISICITILCYWAIVCLLDHYGIKL, encoded by the coding sequence GTGTTTTTTAACTTGAAGAGAGGGATCATTTCAGGGGGAGGAACTTTGCTTTATTACATACTAAAAATTTTTGTCACTGTGATGTTAATAGTCCTAGTGTCAGAGTTGTCAAAGCGAAGTACTTTTATCGGTGCAATTTTAGCCTCGGCACCTTTGATTTCAGTTGTTGCGATGATTTGGCTTTATATCGAAACAAAAGATACCTCCAAAATCAATGAGCTGTCTAATGGAATATTCTGGCTAATATTGCCTTCGTTGGCACTGTTTGTTAGCTTGCCATTATTGCTCAGATATGGACTTAACTTTTACATAAGTATGGGCATTAGCATATGCATAACCATCCTGTGTTATTGGGCAATAGTGTGCCTGCTAGATCATTATGGAATCAAACTATGA
- a CDS encoding helix-turn-helix transcriptional regulator encodes MGDFLAFERFYWFDSQIRKNAYPNLRHLSEHFEIDRRTASRTLDFMRDRMKAPLIYWSKKRGYSYTDNSYELPRFQITQEELLSLLLARQLLSPSAGGLISEQILSFFQKLISVDSQICMSPDRLDEIFSATWIGYTPTTATVFQTIFQGLLEQRVIEFSYTTPRDGVVTNRTAEPHHLQHYMGNWIMIALCHLRNEWRTFTVSRIDKVKLKNDIFSFKPREEWESQLAGGFGLFQGKELVDVILRFNPFRTRWIKGECWHPQQRVEELTDGSLRMTFPVAAFHEVKMRILQYGADVVVEAPEKLRTEIAEEIEKMNLVYK; translated from the coding sequence ATGGGCGATTTTCTAGCATTTGAACGGTTTTACTGGTTTGATTCGCAGATACGTAAAAACGCATACCCAAACCTGAGACATTTGTCTGAACACTTTGAAATAGATCGGCGAACAGCAAGCCGCACACTTGACTTCATGCGCGATCGAATGAAAGCGCCATTAATTTACTGGTCAAAAAAACGTGGATACAGCTACACAGACAACTCTTACGAATTGCCTCGTTTTCAAATAACCCAAGAGGAACTTCTGTCTTTACTTCTCGCGCGCCAACTATTATCTCCGAGTGCTGGTGGCTTAATCAGCGAACAAATTTTATCTTTTTTCCAAAAATTAATATCCGTCGATAGTCAAATCTGCATGAGTCCTGATCGTTTGGATGAGATTTTCTCCGCCACTTGGATAGGCTATACACCAACCACAGCAACAGTTTTCCAAACAATATTCCAGGGGCTGCTTGAACAACGTGTAATTGAATTCTCTTATACAACACCACGGGATGGTGTTGTGACTAACCGTACAGCCGAACCACATCACCTCCAGCACTATATGGGCAACTGGATAATGATAGCCTTGTGCCACCTGCGTAATGAATGGCGCACCTTTACCGTATCTCGCATAGACAAAGTAAAATTAAAGAACGATATATTTTCCTTTAAACCTAGAGAAGAATGGGAGTCTCAACTTGCCGGTGGATTTGGTCTATTCCAAGGGAAGGAACTTGTAGATGTGATCTTGCGCTTCAACCCATTCCGTACCAGATGGATTAAGGGAGAATGCTGGCACCCTCAACAGCGTGTTGAGGAACTGACTGATGGTTCCTTACGAATGACGTTTCCTGTGGCCGCATTTCATGAAGTAAAAATGCGAATTTTGCAATATGGTGCAGATGTGGTTGTTGAAGCTCCTGAAAAATTACGAACTGAAATAGCGGAAGAAATTGAAAAAATGAACCTTGTTTACAAATGA
- a CDS encoding DUF3047 domain-containing protein, which translates to MLNSRRQRMVALFFLLGLFVLSPELHAAEAGQALDLGLSAEKFQDGKIPAGWTLRKRLFGPTKKAQARWTVNDGQPAVMLHSKGALTFLEKQVDIDLREYPIVSWRWKVNNILEGIDEKTSAGDDHPIRIFFVFEPDASKQTFWFRLKRFLYLDSFHGHAMGGRITEYLWSSHLPAGEILPDPGKPWQKLMVVEGGQEKLGRWLSYRRNLREDFKRLYGEEPRQLIFIGILNDTDASDLEAVSYIADLFFHRSTGPE; encoded by the coding sequence ATGCTTAACTCTAGAAGACAAAGAATGGTGGCCCTGTTTTTCTTGCTTGGTCTGTTTGTTTTATCCCCAGAGCTTCACGCCGCTGAAGCTGGCCAGGCCCTTGACCTAGGTCTGTCTGCAGAGAAATTTCAGGACGGAAAGATCCCCGCGGGCTGGACTCTGCGCAAAAGGTTATTTGGGCCCACCAAGAAAGCCCAGGCCCGCTGGACCGTCAACGATGGGCAGCCTGCCGTCATGCTCCACTCCAAGGGCGCATTGACTTTTCTTGAAAAGCAGGTGGACATTGACTTACGTGAGTACCCCATCGTTTCCTGGAGGTGGAAGGTCAACAACATCCTTGAGGGGATTGATGAAAAAACCTCCGCCGGCGACGACCACCCTATCCGAATTTTCTTTGTCTTCGAGCCAGATGCTTCCAAACAAACCTTCTGGTTCCGGTTGAAGAGGTTCCTCTATCTGGACAGCTTCCATGGTCACGCCATGGGCGGACGCATAACAGAGTACCTCTGGAGCAGCCATTTGCCGGCGGGAGAGATTTTGCCCGACCCCGGAAAACCTTGGCAGAAGCTGATGGTGGTCGAGGGAGGTCAGGAGAAACTGGGGCGGTGGCTCTCCTATCGCCGTAACCTTCGAGAGGATTTCAAGAGGCTCTACGGCGAGGAACCTCGCCAACTGATCTTCATCGGCATTCTGAACGACACCGATGCCAGCGACTTGGAAGCCGTCAGCTATATAGCGGATCTTTTCTTTCATCGGAGCACTGGACCCGAGTGA
- a CDS encoding nucleotidyltransferase codes for MANLQKQMNNFHDKIRLKGFEKNERLKDKRDLLIKNLRDNLNSDEDDPKLYFKEFNQGSYAMHTGVKPFKQDQDEFDIDVGLVFDLNAEKHQAYIDDPVELKKRVLKALNHPARTVKVKRPCVTVSYAATNSESGYHVDLACYMTSNSIDGLLDLAKGKLNSAPTEKKWETNDPKGLIEKINNRFPGEDNTESRHQMRRVIRMFKRWRDKQALNKPISISLTCEVYERFQPVQETIPGSGTKPNDQQAFLNLVTDILNNVINDRVYSYLIVYPNSDLNELMTENQMETYISKLNNLKEALQQSIDFICPHEASKKLKNQFGDDFDVLPKEDTAQKAATAIGTTGANA; via the coding sequence ATGGCTAATCTTCAAAAGCAAATGAACAATTTTCACGACAAGATTAGGCTCAAGGGTTTTGAAAAAAACGAACGGCTAAAGGACAAGCGCGACCTTCTAATCAAAAATCTTCGGGATAATTTAAACTCTGATGAAGATGACCCAAAGCTGTATTTTAAAGAATTTAATCAAGGAAGCTACGCTATGCACACTGGCGTAAAGCCCTTCAAACAGGACCAGGATGAGTTCGATATCGACGTGGGTTTAGTTTTCGATTTGAACGCCGAGAAACACCAGGCTTATATTGATGACCCTGTAGAGCTAAAAAAGAGGGTATTAAAAGCTCTGAACCATCCAGCCCGCACAGTTAAAGTCAAACGCCCCTGCGTTACAGTGTCCTATGCTGCAACCAATAGTGAGAGCGGATATCACGTAGATCTTGCCTGCTATATGACTTCGAATAGCATTGATGGACTTCTAGATTTAGCCAAGGGGAAACTGAACTCTGCTCCTACAGAAAAAAAGTGGGAAACCAATGACCCCAAGGGATTGATTGAAAAAATCAACAATCGGTTTCCAGGTGAAGACAACACCGAATCTCGCCATCAAATGCGGAGGGTTATTCGCATGTTTAAACGCTGGCGCGACAAGCAAGCATTGAACAAGCCTATAAGTATCTCTCTTACATGTGAAGTCTATGAAAGGTTTCAACCGGTGCAAGAGACAATTCCAGGCTCCGGAACAAAACCAAATGATCAGCAGGCATTTCTTAATCTGGTTACAGATATCCTAAACAACGTTATTAACGACAGAGTTTATAGTTATCTCATTGTTTATCCCAATTCTGACCTAAATGAGCTAATGACTGAAAACCAAATGGAAACATATATTTCTAAGCTAAATAACCTCAAAGAAGCCCTACAGCAATCTATTGATTTCATCTGCCCACACGAAGCTTCCAAAAAGCTAAAAAATCAATTTGGTGATGACTTTGATGTCCTGCCCAAAGAAGACACCGCACAAAAAGCTGCAACGGCTATCGGAACTACGGGGGCCAATGCGTGA
- a CDS encoding FAD-dependent oxidoreductase has protein sequence MPKDPICQMEVSEETAISVQCDGQRFYFCSEGCRRKFLEDRSCKRPTGPFDLIIIGGGPAGLTAATFAATLKMKAFLIARDLGGQAVDSTKIENYMGFDFITGPELVSRFQNQLLHSHFVDHLMDEVTRIIPEKDAFHVVTRGEDTFLTNAVLVTTGMTRKKLYIPGEEEFQRRGVFYGNIPDFSFVEGEEVAVIGGGNSALQIVENLRTLARRIHLVSTSKLKADPAIIERVKVFPNLTVYEGYRTLQFAGENSLTTVEIEKMSGGKRLCLSVQGVFVAIGHEPNSALVADLVALNEKEEIVIRPDCATSRPGIFAAGDVTDAFGKRIIIASGEGAKAALAAKAYLLKKAGAEAIR, from the coding sequence ATGCCCAAAGATCCGATCTGCCAAATGGAAGTATCAGAAGAAACGGCCATAAGCGTTCAATGCGACGGCCAGCGCTTTTACTTTTGTTCAGAGGGGTGTCGCAGGAAGTTTCTAGAGGATCGCTCTTGCAAGAGGCCCACAGGGCCATTCGATCTGATCATCATCGGTGGAGGGCCGGCTGGACTGACGGCGGCAACCTTCGCCGCCACTCTAAAGATGAAGGCTTTTTTGATCGCCAGGGATCTGGGTGGTCAGGCGGTCGATAGCACCAAGATTGAAAACTACATGGGGTTTGACTTCATCACCGGCCCAGAGCTGGTCTCCCGTTTTCAGAATCAGTTGCTTCATTCCCATTTTGTTGACCACCTGATGGATGAGGTGACCCGAATCATTCCCGAGAAAGATGCGTTCCACGTCGTCACTCGCGGAGAGGATACCTTTTTGACTAACGCTGTCCTGGTTACTACCGGCATGACTCGAAAGAAGCTTTATATCCCCGGAGAGGAGGAGTTTCAACGGCGTGGTGTATTCTACGGGAATATCCCCGACTTCTCCTTCGTTGAGGGCGAGGAGGTGGCCGTTATCGGAGGCGGTAACAGCGCCCTGCAGATCGTGGAAAACCTTCGAACCCTCGCCCGCCGAATCCACCTCGTTTCCACATCCAAACTGAAGGCCGATCCGGCCATTATCGAACGGGTAAAGGTATTCCCTAACCTGACAGTATACGAAGGGTACAGGACGTTGCAATTTGCTGGGGAGAATTCTCTGACCACGGTTGAGATAGAGAAAATGTCTGGGGGAAAACGCCTCTGCCTTTCCGTCCAGGGGGTATTTGTTGCAATTGGCCATGAACCCAACTCGGCCTTGGTGGCGGACCTTGTGGCCCTGAATGAAAAAGAAGAAATTGTTATAAGGCCGGATTGTGCCACCTCACGTCCTGGCATTTTCGCAGCAGGCGATGTCACCGATGCATTCGGCAAGCGGATTATTATCGCTTCTGGCGAGGGTGCTAAAGCCGCTCTTGCGGCGAAGGCGTATCTTTTGAAAAAAGCAGGCGCGGAAGCCATAAGGTAA
- a CDS encoding ThiF family adenylyltransferase, which yields MNQPVPLAELLEAVGAWDIKPIPQQQEHFSFNFKGQRNVWSLSARWLDTGKLPQIYLDDRHCDKHRPHVAWYRVVCYNDGEGLFFTDEDLESVLLKSLQMAIKVLDDGSSGNLTEFFSELEGYMDGIIKIKPSTNYQCYFPLEETPHKLWAYCESKTSHKYKWYSERNQCWGVSEKDWKRTTEKKSPAHGVRGYYLPLRDQHIDPPLPGEYWSFNDLLKLVNSFLPELPELEKFVNKPWQRYIFSFPREKGERGAFGILVNKDGASYRVHHIPVSRFHKDYLQKRASLTIHAAIKSQRVAMIGCGSIGSMISQMLVQSGFDNLTLVDPDIYSADNLYRHVLPKYFIGGGKAAGLKMFLESAFLDLSLKASSDNGAKWATPENIQQHDLIILATGNHAFERQLLKTFIRNSSLGQKIMSVWNEPLGLGGHVVLHQTGQHGCLNCLYFEGGSQLIHPQVSFITPNQKVSKNLTGCGGSFSPFSANDSRQTALLATRTIETALTSKEKSFYEFWRGDKKQAIHNEINRSPVYDSGFPEKDLWWDEKTNTGCPICRN from the coding sequence GTGAACCAACCCGTACCTCTAGCAGAGCTTCTTGAAGCTGTTGGTGCATGGGACATCAAACCTATCCCTCAACAGCAGGAGCATTTCAGTTTCAACTTTAAGGGACAGAGAAACGTATGGTCTCTTAGTGCACGTTGGCTTGACACTGGAAAGCTACCTCAAATTTATCTAGATGATAGACATTGCGACAAGCATCGCCCACATGTAGCTTGGTACCGGGTAGTTTGTTATAACGACGGGGAAGGACTTTTTTTTACTGATGAAGACTTAGAATCTGTACTTCTAAAATCACTCCAGATGGCGATAAAAGTTCTTGATGATGGATCTAGTGGCAACCTCACTGAATTTTTCTCTGAACTTGAAGGTTATATGGATGGAATTATAAAAATCAAACCCAGTACTAACTACCAATGTTATTTCCCTCTAGAAGAAACACCGCATAAATTATGGGCATATTGCGAGTCGAAAACTTCGCATAAATATAAATGGTACTCAGAGCGAAATCAGTGCTGGGGTGTGAGCGAAAAAGATTGGAAGAGAACCACTGAAAAAAAATCACCAGCACACGGTGTCCGAGGATACTATTTACCCCTTAGAGATCAACACATTGACCCACCTCTGCCAGGGGAATACTGGTCATTTAATGACCTACTGAAATTAGTAAACAGCTTTCTGCCTGAGCTCCCTGAACTAGAGAAATTTGTTAACAAGCCATGGCAGAGATATATTTTTTCTTTTCCGCGCGAAAAGGGTGAACGTGGTGCATTTGGCATTCTTGTTAATAAGGATGGAGCAAGCTACAGAGTTCATCACATCCCCGTTTCTAGATTCCACAAGGACTACTTACAAAAACGAGCCTCCCTAACTATCCACGCCGCCATTAAATCTCAACGAGTTGCTATGATTGGTTGTGGATCCATCGGCAGCATGATCTCGCAAATGCTCGTTCAAAGCGGATTTGACAACCTGACACTTGTTGATCCTGACATTTATTCCGCTGATAATTTGTACAGGCACGTCCTTCCAAAATACTTTATTGGAGGAGGAAAAGCTGCTGGCCTTAAAATGTTTCTTGAATCAGCGTTCCTCGATTTGTCACTTAAAGCAAGCAGCGACAATGGTGCAAAGTGGGCGACCCCTGAGAATATCCAGCAACATGACCTCATCATCCTAGCAACGGGAAATCATGCCTTCGAAAGGCAACTGTTAAAGACCTTCATAAGGAATTCTTCGCTAGGACAAAAGATAATGTCAGTATGGAATGAGCCACTTGGCCTTGGTGGACATGTCGTTTTACACCAAACAGGGCAACATGGATGCCTTAATTGTTTATATTTCGAGGGCGGCAGTCAACTCATACACCCACAAGTTTCTTTCATCACTCCTAATCAAAAAGTATCCAAAAACCTTACTGGTTGCGGAGGGTCCTTTTCTCCTTTCAGTGCAAATGATTCTAGGCAGACAGCTCTCCTAGCAACAAGGACGATCGAGACCGCGCTAACAAGTAAAGAAAAAAGCTTTTACGAGTTTTGGCGTGGGGACAAAAAGCAAGCAATACATAATGAAATCAATCGTTCACCTGTGTATGACAGTGGCTTTCCGGAAAAGGATTTATGGTGGGATGAGAAAACGAATACTGGTTGCCCAATCTGTAGAAACTAA